One part of the Neodiprion virginianus isolate iyNeoVirg1 chromosome 3, iyNeoVirg1.1, whole genome shotgun sequence genome encodes these proteins:
- the LOC124299533 gene encoding uncharacterized protein LOC124299533 gives MLSVRKGTTKRCCYGVCKSDTRYKSFKGNTYYFINFPKPCLEYRKKIIKSSSKLHIKACAKCAKCELWVKKCGRSDRGFRSIDDVTKDTYICSLHFHGESGPTEKNPDPLSYQEFQQIDKSIDKVVKVRTSLFEKYKRADMEGENESEKTKINNISTVAQKSTAHEEIFNVPDDTACFIQQILPDQSAEMRILEEETNCEGTNKFTTIEIQTDSIKMRNKSVQVKLQKNSAVEKFVNAIRIDEKKCIFYTSLNFEQILALHRFLSPACDNLEYWGNRETKNKSSENSNKYKLTSMQQLILVLLRLRMGYLIEDLTYKFDVSTGFVSKICTTWIYFLHNEFTTQLKPFMFPSRKTIAETLPKIFWSIKNIRVIVDCAEFFCQSPTNFEHQDNLHSSYKAHTTFKVLIGCTPNGCISFVSDVFEGSISDPEIFKRSKIADLLQSGDVILADRGFTVHDIVEAKQAHLNIPPFLNGRDRLTPQEEMCIICSCKVNYLRQYHPQNLIRYIITQQHASSDPYLKLYNHKYRE, from the exons ATGTTATCTGTACGAAAAGGAACAACAAAACGGTGTTGTTATGGAGTATGTAAAAGTGACACACGGTATAAATCATTCAAAGGcaatacatattattttataaattttccaaagcCTTGTCTAGAgtatcggaaaaaaattatcaaatccTCAAGCAAATTACATATTAAAGCATGTGCAAAATGTGCAAAATGTGAATTgtgggtaaaaaaatgtgGCCGAAGTGACAGAGGTTTTAGATCAATCGATGATGTGACTAAGGATACTTACATTTGTTCACTACATTTTCATGGAGAAAGTGGTCCAACTGAGAAGAATCCTGATCCTTTAAGCTACCaagaatttcaacaaattgatAAATCAATCGATAAG GTAGTCAAAGTTAGAACCAGcctatttgaaaaatataaaagagcTGATATGGAAGGAGAGAATGAatcagaaaaaacaaaaataaacaacattTCGACGGTTGCGCAG AAATCTACGGCCCATGAAGAGATTTTCAATGTTCCTGATGATACTGCttgttttattcaacaaatattACCAGATCAATCAGCAGAGATGAGAATACTGGAGGAAGAAACTAACTGTGAGGGAACTAACAAATTTACAACGATAGAAATTCAAACCGACAGTATAAAGATGCGTAATAAAAGTGTTCAGGtgaagttgcaaaaaaattcagctgtGGAAAAGTTTGTAAATGCTATACgcattgatgaaaaaaaatgtatattttatacaagtCTGAATTTTGAGCAAATTCTAGCTTTGCATAGATTTTTGAGTCCAGCTTGTGACAACTTAGAATATTGGGGTAATCGagagacaaaaaataaatcttccgaaaatagtaataaatacaAGTTGACATCAATGCAACAGTTAATTCTGGTGTTATTAAGATTACGCATGGGATATTTAATAGAAGATTTAACTTACAAGTTCGATGTTTCTACAGGGTTTGTctcaaaaatatgtacaacttggatttattttttgcataatGAATTTACTACTCAATTAAAGCCATTTATGTTTCCATCTAGAAAAACGATAGCTGAAACattaccaaaaatattttggtctATAAAAAACATTCGAGTTATTGTTGATTGTGCCGAGTTTTTTTGTCAATCGCCAACGAATTTTGAACACCAAGATAATTTACATTCAAGTTATAAAGCTCATACGACTTTTAAAGTATTGATTGGCTGCACTCCAAATGGTTGCATTAGTTTTGTATCTGATGTATTCGAGGGTTCAATATCAGATCCTGAAATATTTAAGCGATCCAAAATTGCAGACTTGTTGCAATCTGGAGATGTGATACTTGCAGATCGAGGTTTCACCGTTCACGATATAGTTGAAGCAAAGCAAGCACATTTGAATATTCCTCCATTTTTGAATGGACGCGATCGTTTAACTCCACAAGAGgagat